One Oleidesulfovibrio alaskensis DSM 16109 genomic region harbors:
- a CDS encoding glycosyltransferase family 2 protein: MSDITFFSVVVPVFNEEENLPVLYDEISRAAAVTGKEWEVVFVDDGSKDRSLDVIKELSAKSSHVRFVALRNNCGQSAAFSAGFEAARGDVIVTMDADLQNDPADIPSMLAEYARGFDMVIGWRANRKDTVAKKIASKIGNRIRNWLSEETVRDTGCSLKVMRSSMAKRIPMFTGMHRFLPTLMKCQGATVSEVRVNHRPRLHGTSKYGIWDRAKTTFFDLLAIRWMKKRYICYAIKEKN; encoded by the coding sequence ATGTCTGACATTACTTTTTTCTCCGTTGTCGTTCCCGTTTTTAACGAAGAAGAAAACCTCCCTGTCCTGTACGACGAAATAAGCCGCGCTGCGGCTGTCACAGGTAAGGAGTGGGAGGTTGTCTTTGTTGATGACGGCAGCAAGGACCGCAGCCTTGATGTCATAAAGGAGCTTTCGGCAAAAAGCTCCCATGTGCGCTTCGTTGCGCTGCGAAACAATTGCGGACAATCTGCCGCATTCAGTGCGGGCTTTGAAGCTGCCCGCGGCGATGTTATTGTCACCATGGATGCAGACCTGCAGAATGACCCCGCTGATATTCCTTCCATGCTTGCGGAATACGCCCGAGGCTTTGACATGGTCATAGGATGGCGTGCCAACCGCAAAGATACCGTTGCCAAAAAAATCGCTTCGAAAATAGGCAACCGTATACGCAACTGGCTGAGCGAGGAAACCGTGCGCGATACGGGCTGCTCACTCAAAGTCATGCGCAGCAGCATGGCCAAGCGCATCCCGATGTTTACGGGCATGCACCGCTTTCTGCCCACATTGATGAAGTGCCAAGGCGCCACTGTTTCCGAAGTCAGGGTCAACCACCGTCCCAGACTGCACGGCACATCCAAATATGGCATATGGGACAGGGCAAAAACGACGTTTTTTGACCTGCTGGCCATCCGCTGGATGAAAAAGCGCTACATCTGTTACGCCATCAAAGAAAAAAACTGA
- a CDS encoding thioesterase II family protein: MQADKNSVSRWLPDLKAEDENKAGVRLFCFPYAGGGASVFRHWQVGLPSQIQVCRVQLPGRERRMQEPPHTNLVQLVREMLDALLPCFEEKPFAFYGHSMGTRIVFETALQIRNRTGLTPVHMFMAACDAVGFPERPPAHTLPDDHFVDVIRQLKGTPEEVLANEELMNIFLPLLRADYRLKETYKPGETEPFACPITAFSGADDAETCAAGMLAWSRHGNDLHLKTFNGGHFFLHTHADALLSEIGNRLTQHAPATSRSTTIHAHL, translated from the coding sequence ATGCAGGCTGATAAAAACAGCGTTTCCAGATGGCTTCCGGACCTTAAGGCAGAAGACGAAAACAAAGCCGGTGTGAGACTTTTTTGTTTTCCGTATGCCGGCGGAGGAGCTTCTGTCTTCAGGCACTGGCAAGTCGGATTGCCGTCACAGATACAGGTTTGCCGCGTTCAGCTGCCGGGCAGAGAGCGTCGCATGCAGGAGCCGCCGCACACAAACCTTGTACAGCTTGTCAGAGAGATGCTTGATGCTCTGCTGCCCTGCTTCGAAGAAAAACCGTTTGCTTTTTACGGCCACAGCATGGGCACCCGCATTGTTTTTGAAACAGCACTCCAGATCCGCAATCGTACGGGACTGACGCCGGTGCACATGTTCATGGCTGCCTGCGATGCCGTGGGCTTTCCGGAGCGGCCACCGGCGCACACACTTCCTGATGATCATTTTGTCGATGTAATCAGACAACTGAAAGGAACACCTGAAGAAGTGCTGGCAAATGAAGAACTGATGAATATATTCCTGCCTCTTTTACGGGCTGATTACCGCCTTAAGGAAACGTATAAGCCCGGGGAAACAGAGCCTTTTGCATGTCCCATAACAGCATTTTCGGGAGCGGACGACGCGGAAACATGTGCCGCCGGCATGCTTGCATGGAGCAGACATGGAAATGACCTGCACCTGAAGACATTCAACGGTGGTCACTTTTTTCTGCACACACATGCCGACGCCCTGTTGAGCGAAATTGGAAACAGGCTGACGCAACACGCCCCTGCAACCAGCCGGAGCACGACAATCCATGCACACCTGTAG
- the feoB gene encoding ferrous iron transport protein B — translation MSAGTHVVALAGQPNTGKSTIFNALTGMYQEVGNWAGKTVEKRTGQASRQDGGYAVIDLPGTYSLDALSQEERIAADFIKNYSPDVTVVVASAVSPQRTLHYALDVIMLQKPMVLVMNMADIARGNSQHLDVENISQKTGVPVLLLSASRKQELGQLKQAIAQALKVPPVPKHIVPELASGLPEGLNRSFTALVQQVCDVSGFTRMRSEILVWKAMEGGEEERDILRSTVGEDAAWVQNDLLVQPYVQQARYGWLEEALGTGSTAPASSKTVSYDRWLLHPFAGALAMAGILLLSIIVGFGLGFPLALKIGQTSQALEAIASAGIPQDMIVTKALFTGTWRGVGAVLSMLPFIMVFYAVFAVLEDIGYMARAAFIMDRAMTRIGLNGKVFIPLLFSMPCNITGIMGCRTIDDQRMRKLAVLLVPLVPCAAKLIVLVSLASWLFPPLQALAVVFSLISLNMLILGGCSLVFGRFIPRQSSISGLLMELPHYHRPNIRTISRQVFRNTLAFLKKASTLIVSFSVIVWFVSYYPGGSIETSLMGQLGKYLTPLGAPMGADWRLITSLLASCISKEAVLATMGVIYNTPIGALPATLKATVSPLSAIAFMCAQSLFIPCIATLGMMYNETGSYRTLAVVISYTILLPFIVATAVFQIGSMVAATY, via the coding sequence ATGTCAGCCGGTACTCACGTAGTTGCCCTTGCAGGTCAGCCCAATACGGGAAAATCGACCATTTTCAACGCCCTGACAGGAATGTATCAGGAAGTGGGAAACTGGGCCGGAAAAACGGTCGAAAAAAGAACCGGCCAGGCAAGCAGACAGGATGGCGGCTACGCAGTGATCGATCTGCCCGGAACATACTCGCTGGATGCTCTTTCGCAGGAAGAACGTATCGCCGCTGATTTCATCAAAAACTATTCACCGGATGTCACTGTAGTTGTGGCCAGTGCGGTAAGCCCGCAAAGAACATTGCATTACGCGCTGGACGTCATCATGCTGCAAAAGCCCATGGTTCTGGTGATGAACATGGCGGATATAGCCAGAGGCAATTCGCAGCATCTCGATGTTGAAAATATCTCACAAAAAACCGGTGTACCGGTTCTGCTGCTCTCCGCCTCACGCAAGCAGGAACTCGGCCAGCTCAAGCAGGCCATCGCACAGGCCCTCAAGGTTCCTCCTGTTCCCAAGCATATCGTGCCGGAGCTTGCTTCCGGACTTCCTGAAGGACTCAATCGCAGCTTCACCGCTCTGGTACAGCAGGTCTGCGATGTTTCGGGATTTACCCGGATGCGGTCCGAAATACTTGTATGGAAAGCTATGGAAGGCGGGGAAGAAGAAAGGGACATCCTGCGCAGCACAGTGGGCGAAGATGCGGCGTGGGTACAAAATGACCTGCTTGTGCAGCCTTATGTGCAGCAGGCACGCTACGGCTGGCTGGAAGAAGCTCTGGGGACAGGCAGCACCGCACCCGCATCGTCAAAAACCGTTTCATATGACAGGTGGCTCCTGCATCCTTTTGCAGGTGCGCTCGCCATGGCAGGCATACTGCTGCTCTCCATCATCGTGGGATTCGGGCTGGGGTTCCCGCTGGCCCTCAAGATCGGGCAGACATCACAGGCACTGGAAGCAATTGCCAGTGCAGGCATTCCGCAGGATATGATTGTCACAAAGGCACTGTTCACCGGCACATGGCGCGGGGTGGGCGCGGTGCTCAGCATGCTGCCGTTCATCATGGTTTTCTACGCGGTTTTTGCCGTGCTTGAAGACATCGGCTACATGGCAAGGGCGGCGTTCATCATGGACAGGGCCATGACCCGCATAGGGCTGAACGGCAAGGTATTCATTCCTCTGCTTTTTTCCATGCCGTGCAACATTACAGGAATCATGGGCTGCAGGACCATAGACGACCAGCGCATGCGCAAACTCGCTGTTCTGCTGGTACCGCTGGTGCCCTGCGCGGCCAAACTGATAGTGCTGGTTTCTTTGGCAAGCTGGCTCTTTCCGCCTCTTCAGGCTCTTGCCGTGGTATTTTCGCTGATAAGCCTCAACATGCTTATTCTGGGGGGCTGCAGCCTTGTTTTCGGACGCTTCATTCCCCGTCAGAGCAGCATCAGCGGTCTGCTGATGGAACTGCCCCACTATCACCGGCCCAACATCCGCACCATTTCGCGTCAGGTATTCAGAAACACACTGGCTTTTCTGAAAAAAGCGTCCACATTGATTGTCAGTTTCAGTGTAATAGTCTGGTTTGTTTCATATTACCCCGGCGGCAGCATAGAAACAAGCCTGATGGGCCAGCTGGGCAAATACCTTACACCGCTGGGGGCCCCCATGGGAGCGGACTGGCGGCTGATAACCTCGCTTCTGGCTTCGTGCATCAGCAAAGAGGCGGTGCTGGCCACCATGGGCGTTATCTACAACACCCCCATCGGGGCGCTGCCCGCAACGCTCAAGGCCACAGTCAGCCCGCTTTCAGCCATTGCCTTCATGTGCGCGCAAAGTCTGTTTATTCCGTGCATTGCCACTCTGGGCATGATGTACAACGAGACAGGCTCTTACCGCACGCTTGCGGTAGTCATCAGCTATACCATTCTTCTTCCTTTCATCGTGGCCACTGCAGTTTTTCAGATAGGCAGCATGGTGGCAGCAACATACTGA
- a CDS encoding ABC transporter ATP-binding protein — protein sequence MHNITARLNISNAKFIRSTLYAVGEAFLNGAPLGVIYAVLITLLSPSAPSFNVTIAIVMLLACFTVQAFCSIRSHKLVCEYAFELGSRIRIALGEHLRKLPLGTIFSRDSGHNVETLLLDVTNVELTASHIYNKILSCIAVPAMIAVIMLFINPFMVLLLLSTLPPALIFLYLSHKKMDMLGGRMLTARKDSTARIIEYIHGIQTFKTLNITGRAFSRLTNTLQHLTSNSIRFESFIWPVTELYAFTASLGIVCILYVGGTHFIEGSLPLFQFLLFMLVALRFYIPINSVGPYISTLSYLKHSADNIDALLSSPEQTGSITSFPQDFKSIAFRNVSFAHGSKQILRDLSFTAGQGTVTALVGPSGAGKTTIANLLIRFWDRQSGTITIGGTDTQTLSPDTILQNVSLVMQDAYLFNDTVLENLKMARETATESEIMQAVEAARCKDFIDRLPRGIHTCIGENGALLSGGERKRLSIARAILRDAPILILDEATAALDTENERLVQQAFSAVGKGKTVFIIAHRLSTVRNADQILFIEQGQIAEQGTFSELLKLNGRFAHFWNLQHAISQWKLRRSNDCEASAA from the coding sequence ATGCATAACATCACAGCACGTCTTAACATATCCAATGCAAAATTTATCCGGAGCACTTTGTATGCCGTGGGTGAAGCTTTTCTTAACGGTGCACCGCTGGGGGTTATCTATGCCGTACTCATAACCCTGCTTTCACCGTCAGCGCCTTCCTTCAACGTCACCATTGCCATTGTCATGCTGCTTGCCTGCTTTACAGTACAGGCATTCTGCTCCATACGATCACACAAGCTTGTTTGTGAGTACGCCTTTGAACTGGGAAGCAGAATACGCATTGCACTGGGAGAACACTTACGCAAGCTGCCACTGGGAACAATTTTCAGCAGGGACTCCGGCCATAATGTGGAAACACTGCTGCTTGACGTCACCAATGTGGAGCTGACCGCTTCACATATTTACAACAAAATCCTCTCGTGCATAGCCGTTCCTGCCATGATTGCAGTCATAATGCTGTTCATCAACCCATTCATGGTGCTTTTACTTCTGTCAACTCTTCCGCCGGCATTGATATTCCTTTATCTGTCCCATAAAAAAATGGACATGCTTGGCGGCAGAATGCTTACCGCAAGAAAGGATAGCACGGCACGCATCATAGAGTATATTCACGGCATTCAGACATTTAAAACACTGAACATCACCGGGCGCGCTTTCAGCCGTCTTACAAACACACTGCAGCACCTGACAAGCAACAGCATCCGCTTTGAATCGTTTATCTGGCCTGTAACAGAGCTCTACGCGTTCACAGCGTCACTGGGCATAGTCTGCATTCTTTACGTGGGAGGAACGCACTTCATTGAAGGTTCGCTCCCTCTTTTTCAGTTTCTGCTCTTCATGCTTGTGGCCTTACGGTTTTACATCCCTATCAATTCAGTAGGGCCATACATCTCCACACTAAGCTATCTAAAGCACTCCGCCGACAATATCGACGCACTTCTGAGCAGCCCGGAACAGACAGGCTCCATAACCAGTTTTCCGCAGGACTTTAAAAGCATTGCATTCCGGAACGTCAGCTTTGCTCACGGCAGCAAGCAGATACTGCGTGACCTGAGCTTTACTGCAGGACAAGGCACGGTAACCGCATTGGTCGGACCGTCCGGAGCCGGCAAGACAACCATAGCCAACCTGCTGATCCGCTTCTGGGACAGGCAGTCGGGTACAATAACCATAGGCGGTACCGATACGCAGACTCTTTCGCCGGACACCATATTGCAGAATGTTTCGCTGGTCATGCAGGACGCCTACCTGTTCAACGACACTGTTCTGGAAAACCTGAAAATGGCCAGAGAAACAGCCACGGAAAGTGAAATAATGCAGGCTGTAGAAGCGGCACGCTGCAAAGACTTCATAGACAGGCTGCCCCGGGGGATACACACCTGCATAGGAGAAAACGGCGCCCTGCTCTCGGGCGGAGAACGCAAAAGGCTTTCCATCGCCCGCGCAATCCTCAGGGACGCCCCCATTCTGATTCTGGATGAAGCGACAGCAGCGCTGGACACCGAAAACGAACGACTGGTGCAGCAGGCCTTCTCAGCAGTGGGCAAGGGAAAAACCGTATTCATTATTGCCCACCGGCTTTCAACCGTGCGCAACGCGGACCAGATTCTTTTCATCGAGCAGGGCCAGATTGCCGAACAGGGAACATTTTCCGAACTGCTGAAGCTGAACGGACGCTTCGCACATTTCTGGAATCTGCAGCACGCCATAAGTCAATGGAAACTGCGGCGCAGCAACGACTGCGAAGCCTCGGCTGCCTGA
- a CDS encoding 4'-phosphopantetheinyl transferase family protein, with protein sequence MAVARSLSPDIQVFFSDARHSRWPEDSYYKTLSEHEKNRMAALATTQLKEQYLFAHGVKRLILGRKTHCAPERLGFGFSRFGKPFLAHPATSLQFNMSHSGPFCMLGISAESQIGVDIEIHSHSISYHTIIENYFSPTEIAIWKKTNPANSKKAFYRLWTLKEAVFKCIGSGLLIPLNGITITLTGGHSAIAHADNGLPLPFTLLHGHIHNTASWAVAVRNTSKEPHNVPIH encoded by the coding sequence GTGGCTGTGGCGCGGTCTTTATCGCCGGATATACAGGTATTCTTCAGCGATGCACGGCATAGCCGGTGGCCGGAAGACTCTTATTACAAGACACTTTCCGAGCATGAAAAAAACAGAATGGCCGCGCTGGCCACCACACAGCTCAAGGAACAATACCTTTTTGCGCATGGCGTCAAACGTCTGATTCTGGGCCGGAAAACACACTGCGCCCCCGAACGGCTTGGCTTCGGCTTTTCACGCTTCGGCAAGCCGTTTTTGGCACATCCTGCAACCTCTCTGCAATTCAACATGTCCCATTCCGGCCCCTTTTGCATGCTGGGCATCAGTGCAGAATCACAGATAGGAGTTGATATTGAAATTCACAGTCACTCAATTTCATATCACACAATAATAGAGAACTACTTTTCTCCAACAGAGATAGCCATATGGAAAAAGACAAATCCAGCAAACAGTAAAAAAGCATTTTACAGATTATGGACACTCAAGGAAGCGGTTTTCAAATGCATAGGCTCGGGCCTGCTCATTCCGCTTAACGGCATAACCATCACTCTTACAGGCGGGCATTCTGCCATTGCCCACGCAGACAACGGGCTGCCATTGCCGTTTACACTGCTTCACGGACATATACACAATACTGCTTCATGGGCTGTCGCAGTACGTAACACGTCAAAGGAGCCACATAATGTTCCAATACACTGA
- a CDS encoding TVP38/TMEM64 family protein has translation MNKKNKAVAKTFMIFAALAAVIYAVHAAGLDTMFDTAWVDTHIRGRGVWGYVLFLLVSGGLTAVGAPRQFVSFLAGYAFGALMGTVWGVLGTTLGCAFVFGWARVAGRGYVLKKHGRRIERLNNFIERNPFSMTLVIRCLPVGNNLLTNLAAGVSNIPAATFIGGSFIGYIPQTLIFALLGSGVRVDPVWRTTISGLLFAVSTLLGWMLYRRYRVEKTLDDPENGSE, from the coding sequence ATGAACAAAAAAAATAAAGCAGTCGCCAAAACCTTCATGATTTTTGCCGCACTGGCCGCTGTCATTTACGCGGTTCATGCCGCAGGTCTGGATACCATGTTCGATACGGCATGGGTCGATACCCATATCCGCGGACGCGGCGTGTGGGGATATGTCCTGTTTCTGCTTGTCAGCGGCGGGCTGACTGCTGTAGGCGCTCCGCGGCAGTTTGTCAGCTTTCTGGCGGGGTACGCCTTCGGTGCGCTGATGGGCACCGTATGGGGCGTGCTTGGCACCACGCTGGGCTGTGCCTTTGTTTTCGGCTGGGCCAGAGTGGCAGGACGGGGCTATGTGCTGAAAAAACACGGCAGACGTATAGAAAGACTGAATAACTTCATAGAACGCAACCCCTTCAGCATGACACTGGTCATCCGCTGCCTGCCCGTGGGCAACAACCTGCTGACCAATCTTGCCGCCGGAGTAAGCAACATCCCCGCCGCAACATTTATCGGCGGTTCGTTCATCGGCTACATACCGCAAACCCTCATTTTTGCCCTGCTGGGCAGCGGGGTGCGGGTGGACCCTGTATGGCGGACCACCATCAGCGGCCTGCTGTTTGCCGTTTCCACCCTGCTGGGCTGGATGCTGTACCGGCGTTACAGGGTAGAAAAAACACTGGACGACCCTGAAAACGGATCTGAATAG
- a CDS encoding TonB-dependent receptor produces MLYYAKQWGGFVALGFLLLATPWAALADDGKNSPQTDKETHYQLDTVTVTVEKREQNSQDVPASLSVLSETAIEDAGLTSVEEAVSYMPNIHFIDFGAAFEQRIFMRGLGSTHNAPAVNFNIDGVTQFRSESLDMALYDIESIEVLRGPQGTLYGRNSLGGVINITTRKPDNELRGQIRTDFGNYNLQQYQGAVSGPVIKDSLYLGLAGSYKVRDGFTKNDFLDNDVDNMESVDGRVHLRLAPADSNFEANLKLYAEGDRHGTSALQLLDDVKDNPHTANFDHVSDTHRQVLGSSLSLEWKLDDGVFTSISAFQKLNLWSDSDFDFSTADMNTFTNDSESYQYSQELRYSAGTDKDIFRWTTGVYAWGSQQEDISSTTDGKDMPPMFGFPGNANHNKADLEGYGFAPFGQATVTVFDKLDLTAGIRWEWEKRDGDFHDYTERADTGTTVENLKGSDSIISQQWLPKFSAAYHFTDNLMAYASLAWGYRSGGFNFMYDPNNPESVSFDPETSINYEVGVKSTWLDNRLYANLSAYYIEIEDMQVSVGIPGKMTMLVDNAGEAHSRGAELEVGVRPFTGMDINASYGYTEMEYDKYTDPVKNVDYSGKTPPYVPNHTYSLSAQYRYPLTDTLTLFTRGEVIGVGKQYWGSDNAVSEDPYQLLNARIGVESEDFDVYLYGKNLTDQEYRKIGYLTGMGAVYAQSGDPLTFGVNLVYRF; encoded by the coding sequence ATGCTTTATTATGCAAAGCAATGGGGAGGCTTCGTTGCCTTAGGCTTTCTGCTGCTTGCGACCCCGTGGGCCGCTTTGGCAGATGATGGAAAAAACTCACCTCAGACTGATAAAGAAACTCACTATCAGCTTGATACTGTCACTGTCACAGTGGAAAAACGCGAACAGAACTCTCAGGATGTGCCAGCCAGCCTTTCTGTTCTTTCTGAAACAGCCATAGAAGATGCCGGGCTGACCTCCGTTGAAGAGGCGGTTTCCTACATGCCCAACATCCACTTCATTGACTTCGGCGCCGCATTCGAACAGCGCATATTCATGCGCGGACTCGGCTCCACACATAACGCTCCGGCTGTAAACTTCAACATCGACGGCGTCACGCAGTTCCGCAGCGAATCACTGGACATGGCCCTGTACGATATTGAAAGCATAGAGGTGCTGCGCGGGCCTCAGGGCACCCTGTACGGCAGAAACAGTCTTGGCGGTGTTATCAATATTACAACCCGCAAGCCGGACAACGAACTGCGCGGGCAGATACGCACCGACTTCGGCAACTACAATCTGCAGCAGTATCAGGGTGCTGTCAGCGGGCCGGTAATCAAAGACAGTCTGTACCTCGGGCTGGCGGGCTCGTACAAAGTCCGCGACGGATTCACCAAAAACGACTTTCTCGACAACGATGTCGACAACATGGAATCGGTAGACGGCCGGGTACATCTGCGCCTTGCCCCTGCAGACAGCAACTTTGAAGCCAACCTCAAACTGTATGCCGAAGGCGACAGACACGGCACCTCTGCCCTGCAGCTTCTGGACGATGTAAAAGACAACCCTCACACCGCCAACTTCGACCATGTGTCGGATACACACAGGCAGGTGCTGGGCAGTTCGCTTTCGCTTGAATGGAAACTTGATGACGGAGTATTCACCAGCATTTCCGCTTTCCAGAAGCTGAACCTCTGGTCCGACTCCGACTTCGACTTTTCCACCGCAGACATGAACACGTTTACCAACGACAGTGAAAGCTACCAGTATTCACAGGAATTGCGGTACTCGGCCGGAACCGACAAAGATATCTTCCGCTGGACAACCGGCGTGTACGCATGGGGCAGCCAGCAGGAAGATATCTCCTCCACCACCGACGGCAAAGATATGCCGCCCATGTTCGGCTTTCCCGGCAATGCAAACCACAACAAAGCCGATCTTGAAGGTTATGGTTTTGCTCCATTCGGTCAGGCCACGGTCACCGTTTTTGACAAGCTGGACCTGACGGCAGGTATAAGGTGGGAATGGGAAAAACGTGACGGTGATTTTCACGACTATACCGAACGCGCCGACACAGGCACCACGGTGGAAAACCTGAAAGGCAGCGACAGCATCATTTCCCAGCAGTGGCTGCCCAAATTTTCGGCGGCATACCACTTTACCGATAACCTGATGGCCTATGCATCGCTGGCGTGGGGTTACCGTTCCGGCGGGTTCAACTTCATGTACGACCCTAACAATCCGGAATCCGTCAGCTTTGATCCTGAAACTTCCATAAACTATGAAGTCGGCGTCAAATCCACCTGGCTGGACAACAGACTGTACGCCAACCTGTCTGCCTACTATATCGAAATTGAAGACATGCAGGTTTCGGTGGGTATTCCCGGCAAAATGACCATGCTTGTCGACAACGCAGGTGAAGCGCATTCCCGCGGAGCCGAACTGGAAGTTGGTGTGCGCCCCTTCACAGGCATGGATATCAACGCTTCATACGGCTATACCGAAATGGAATACGACAAGTACACAGATCCTGTTAAAAACGTGGATTATTCCGGCAAGACGCCCCCGTATGTGCCCAACCATACCTACTCGCTCTCTGCCCAGTACCGCTACCCGCTTACCGATACGCTTACGCTTTTCACGCGGGGTGAAGTCATCGGCGTGGGCAAACAGTACTGGGGCAGCGACAACGCGGTAAGCGAAGACCCGTATCAGCTGCTCAATGCCAGAATCGGGGTCGAATCCGAAGACTTTGACGTATACCTGTACGGCAAAAACCTCACAGATCAGGAATACCGCAAAATCGGCTATCTGACCGGCATGGGCGCCGTCTATGCCCAGTCGGGAGATCCGCTGACCTTCGGCGTCAACCTCGTCTACCGTTTCTAG
- a CDS encoding FeoA family protein codes for MCLTHLQELQKAVVTAVSGNQELLKRLASMGLCSGTTVRMLKARKKGPLLVECKGTYLALSYDIASRIRLEPAQAVL; via the coding sequence ATGTGCCTGACCCATCTGCAGGAACTGCAAAAAGCCGTTGTGACCGCCGTTAGCGGAAATCAGGAATTACTGAAACGCCTCGCCTCAATGGGACTGTGCTCCGGCACCACGGTGCGCATGCTGAAAGCACGTAAAAAAGGCCCTCTGCTGGTCGAATGCAAGGGAACATATCTGGCGCTGTCGTATGATATCGCATCCCGCATCCGTCTTGAACCTGCTCAGGCGGTGTTGTGA
- a CDS encoding ABC transporter ATP-binding protein produces MQMYKKVIVMTRGNHFLLGFAAFFAILDVLFELIPYFAVYSLVIHTTEGTLTEHAVAVHSGIVLCAIILRTLSRWASAVSAHKAGYRTLYNIRIRLADHIGKLPGMYFTRQSTGNLHKIMTEDVERIENLLCHHLPDLFASIAAPLFTLAVFFAVDWRLALFALCPLLLAVLCQRILAKEAAKHMHTYHAAMGAMTDSIMEYTRGITLIKSFNRTARTFTRFTDSVHAVRDVMITWNKNASTFYALFGTSLISGIVFVLPPGIWLYSGHGLTFESLFLFLLLVSGYALPLDRLSRFASKLRQIEEGVGKIDEVLSTPPLPPSRTNLSPRSGDIQFSNVTFGYTPDAPFFQNISFTIPYGRLTALVGPSGAGKTTAAQLIARMQDVWSGSISLGGDDLRDLNQEQLFEHIAFVFQDTFLLSDSAMANIRAARPDASDAEVIHAATMAKAHEFIASLPQGYATPLGDGGVPLSGGERQRIAIARAFLKDAPIVILDEATAYTDPENEVAIQQALSTLLARKTVIVIAHRLSTITEADKIIVFDNGSVAETGKHDSLVANGGVYSRLWAAQQASDQWGFNMPEEQHA; encoded by the coding sequence ATGCAAATGTACAAGAAAGTAATTGTCATGACACGCGGCAATCATTTTCTGCTAGGATTCGCCGCATTTTTTGCAATTCTGGATGTCCTGTTCGAGCTCATTCCATACTTTGCAGTCTACAGCCTTGTCATTCATACCACAGAAGGAACACTTACGGAACATGCCGTCGCTGTCCATAGCGGCATTGTGCTTTGTGCAATAATACTGCGGACGTTATCGAGATGGGCAAGTGCAGTGTCGGCGCACAAGGCCGGATACAGGACACTGTATAACATACGCATCAGGCTTGCGGACCATATCGGCAAACTTCCAGGCATGTATTTCACCCGGCAGTCCACAGGCAACCTGCACAAAATAATGACGGAAGATGTCGAAAGAATAGAAAATCTTCTGTGCCATCACCTGCCGGACCTGTTTGCATCCATTGCAGCTCCGCTTTTTACCCTTGCCGTATTTTTTGCCGTCGACTGGCGGCTGGCCCTTTTTGCACTGTGCCCGCTGCTGCTGGCAGTCTTATGCCAGCGGATACTTGCCAAAGAAGCCGCAAAACACATGCACACCTATCATGCAGCCATGGGAGCAATGACAGACAGCATCATGGAGTACACACGCGGTATAACTCTTATCAAATCTTTCAACCGCACTGCACGCACATTTACACGCTTTACAGACAGCGTACACGCTGTACGCGATGTTATGATCACATGGAACAAGAACGCCAGCACGTTTTATGCACTGTTCGGCACATCGCTCATAAGCGGTATTGTTTTTGTTCTGCCTCCGGGAATATGGCTCTACTCCGGCCATGGACTGACTTTTGAGTCACTGTTCCTCTTTTTGCTGCTTGTTTCCGGCTATGCGCTGCCTCTGGACAGGTTAAGCCGCTTTGCCAGCAAATTGCGGCAGATAGAAGAAGGCGTCGGCAAAATTGATGAAGTGCTATCAACACCGCCTCTTCCTCCTTCGCGTACCAACCTGAGCCCGCGCAGCGGTGACATACAGTTCAGCAACGTCACCTTCGGCTACACACCTGATGCGCCTTTTTTCCAGAATATTTCATTTACCATCCCCTACGGCAGACTCACAGCGCTGGTCGGCCCGTCAGGAGCAGGCAAAACAACGGCAGCGCAGCTTATTGCCCGCATGCAGGACGTATGGAGCGGTTCCATTTCGCTGGGGGGGGATGACTTGCGCGACCTGAATCAGGAGCAGCTGTTCGAACACATCGCTTTTGTATTTCAGGATACGTTCCTACTGAGCGACTCGGCCATGGCCAATATCCGCGCCGCGCGCCCTGATGCATCAGACGCTGAAGTAATACACGCTGCGACCATGGCAAAAGCACATGAGTTTATTGCATCGTTGCCGCAGGGCTATGCAACACCTCTAGGTGACGGCGGTGTACCGTTGAGCGGCGGAGAAAGACAAAGAATAGCCATCGCCCGTGCGTTCCTCAAAGATGCTCCCATTGTAATTCTGGATGAAGCCACAGCGTACACAGACCCGGAAAATGAAGTTGCCATCCAGCAGGCGTTAAGCACTCTTCTGGCCCGCAAAACCGTAATTGTCATTGCACACCGGTTAAGCACCATCACTGAAGCAGACAAAATCATTGTTTTTGATAACGGCAGCGTAGCGGAAACCGGCAAACACGATTCGCTGGTTGCTAACGGCGGAGTATATTCCCGCCTCTGGGCTGCGCAGCAGGCAAGCGACCAATGGGGGTTCAACATGCCGGAGGAACAGCATGCATAA